One Hippoglossus hippoglossus isolate fHipHip1 chromosome 13, fHipHip1.pri, whole genome shotgun sequence genomic window carries:
- the n4bp2l2 gene encoding NEDD4-binding protein 2-like 2: MHKKRKKSFRKQGIGLEVDFPVLFFINFSAIIHVSWVFTMSRSKSSNTTSPAVQRARVGKDGGRDPKPVSSDSSKRERAIKEVGLTSSTFIGPTFPRPASAPKKSKKLKKSKDIEDTLSEFYKELEKIDTPDGADGNSRKPEEGFARPRERTYNAGNSAETDGWRRSDGERPGSWPHWYQNEPYHPRGPRPGGDLTPQNQWRYPHPQNRPPNPGLHRPPFRHPPPPPAFQGQQNPPPRVNPNWSGSGPANQYQEFSSIPSPNVHGPPSQGHYGEYHSDRDERVRSYDAYSDNGNRGHDQHRVFNSENKVWEPQPHCRPPDNTQAHRSSLVLILLRGLPGSGKTTLARELLSTGPSGVILGTDDYFLHKDEYCYEPFLLGEAHEWNQSRAQDAMHDRRSPIIIDNTNIQAWEMKPYVKMALERGYKVDFCEPDTSWKLDPYELQRRNKHGVSQEKIARMLDRFSFPISIDTVLSSQEPPHIDQRHRPEQPQTMRGSRDLQ; the protein is encoded by the exons ATgcacaagaagaggaagaagagcttCCGTAAACAAGGCATCGGTTTGGAAGTTGATTTCccggttttatttttcattaacttTTCCGCCATTATCCATGTGTCCTGGGTTTTTACG ATGTCTCGTAGTAAATCCTCCAACACGACCTCTCCTGCTGTTCAAAGAGCCCGTGTGggtaaagatggaggacgtgACCCTAAGCCTGTGAGCAGTGACAGCAGCAAGAGGGAGCGTGCGATCAAGGAGGTCGGACTCACCAGCAGCACATTCATCGGTCCCACGTTTCCTCGGCCGGCATCCGCACCGAAGAAGTCGAAGAAGTTGAAGAAGTCGAAGGACATCGAGGACACGCTGAGCGAGTTCTACAAAGAGCTGGAGAAGATCGACACGCCCGACGGTGCCGATGGAAACTCAAGGAAACCAGAGGAAGGTTTTGCTCGACCACGCGAGAGAACGTATAATGCCGGCaactctgcagaaacagacGGCTGGCGGAGAAGCGATGGAGAGAGGCCGGGGTCTTGGCCACACTGGTATCAGAACGAGCCGTATCACCCCAGGGGACCGAGGCCAGGTGGTGACCTGACCCCTCAGAATCAATGGCGTTATCCTCATCCACAGAACAGACCACCAAACCCAGGGTTACACAGACCCCCATTCCGCCATCCACCGCCCCCACCTGCATTCCAGGGTCAACAGAACCCGCCGCCACGCGTGAATCCCAACTGGAGCGGTTCAGGCCCCGCAAACCAGTATCAAGAGTTCTCCAGCATCCCATCTCCGAATGTGCACGGACCACCCTCTCAGGGCCACTATGGAGAGTATCACTCTGACAGGGATGAACGGGTTCGCAGCTACGATGCGTACTCAGATAATGGAAACAGAG GTCATGACCAGCACCGAGTATTTAATTCAGAAAATAAAGTGTGGGAGCCGCAGCCTCACTGCAGACCCCCCGATAACACTCAAGCGCACCGTTCTTCCTTGGTGCTGATCCTGTTGAGGGGACTGCCAGGATCTGGGAAAACGACACTCGCCAG GGAGCTGCTCTCCACTGGTCCCAGTGGGGTAATACTGGGCACAGATGACTACTTTCTTCACAAGGATGAATACTGCTATGAACCATTCCTTCTTGGAGAGGCCCATGAATGGAACCAGAGCAGAG CCCAAGATGCTATGCATGATCGCCGCTCTCCAATTATTATCGATAATACAAACATTCAAGCCTGGGAGATGAAGCCATATGTCAAAATG GCCTTGGAGCGAGGATACAAAGTCGACTTCTGTGAACCTGACACCAGCTGGAAGTTGGATCCTTATGAGCTTCAGAG GAGAAACAAGCACGGGGTTTCCCAGGAGAAGATCGCGCGGATGCTGGATCGCTTTTCATTCCCCATTTCCATAGACACTGTCCTGAGTTCCCAGGAGCCGCCTCACATCGACCAGAGACATCGACCAGAGCAGCCGCAGACGATGAGGGGGAGCAGAGATCTCCAGTAG